Genomic segment of Labrus mixtus chromosome 1, fLabMix1.1, whole genome shotgun sequence:
TATGTAGGCTAGATCATGAATCAAACAATAGCgtgtgaaaacaaaagtgcaTTCAAATGTAGGCCACTGCGTGTCCAAATCATAGTTTGTGGTTTCATCTACTTATCTGTAACGCCTGACCTGCATATCTCTCATCTTTTAAGCATGCAGCACTGAAGCATTCGATCGGAAAAAGTGTCGAAAACCTGAATTCATActcgtgtgtttttttctctccaccgTTTCTTTTTAAGTGTGTAAATAGGTTGTCGTGGAAAAGAGCTGTTTCTGCTGCGTTCAGGGTGGCGCGTTATTAATTTAGGTGTTGGTGAAAATCACATTCATAAGAACGACAGCAGCAAATATAAGCAGTGTTACCATGTGGGCAGTAGAGTAAGCATGTTCAGGTTCTGGTTTCactttgtttcaaacacaagaataaaacaaaacaaaaacaaaaacttttagGACACGTcaaaagaaaagtgagaaaCGTATTGTAGACTTTTACATACATTTATTGCATATCATTGAattgtatgaaatgaaaaaaacgaGCACATATGAACATCACATATGGTTAGTGAATGAAATAGTTTTGCAcagcaaaatatatatatttaatatactaTATATAAGAAGTAAGATTATTTAACATATTCTCACGATTTATTGGCGAATGAAACTCCCTCATTTTGTACAGGCAGGGTGTCAATCCCTGACGATCTAACAATGTCCAGACATTATTGATTATAATATTTGTTATTGCTTCGCAAATATTGAGTTCGTTTAAGACAAAACAACAGTCTCTCCTGAACTGATAATAAAGTATCAAAATGTACGAATAGCTCGAAACTTCTTTACATTGAACTTTTCCTTAACTCCCACATGAAGACATGGCGATGTGGTTTTAGTGCATCTCAGTCCAGAAGACGTCAGCTCGTTGAGGACACACATTTCCAAAAGCATGCCAATTTAACATCGACTTCGGCTGAGGGATAATTTAGACCAacgatttttctttttcaaatataaatCCAAAGAAGCTGTCACACTTCTGTTTGAAGCACATGCTGCAAAAGCGCGGTTTATGCACTGCACAATACTGCTCTTTGTGTAAACTGGAGCCGAGCCAATttctctagaaaaaaaaaaaaaacacctaatgCAGCAATGTGATTAATAATTATCCTATTGATCTATATGCTCCAACCTGTGGCACGTTATCTTTTACAACTTCGATTATTACACTTAAATTACGCTTTAAAAATGGCTTTGCAATGCAGAGTGTCATATCTTTAAATAACAGTAAAAGGCTTTAAGCAACATTTTAACTTCCATGTAAGGTATTTCTTATttcctcagtttttttttctccctccgcCGATCCACTTCCAGCAGGAATGCATTGCGCATTCACTGCAGCCTAAAGACAGCCGATGGTGGTGCACTTCAACACAGCTGAAATGCACTTGTATAGACTAGaaagtgggggggtggggggtgggaaGTCCTGTCACTTTTTTGTTGCTGTCCCAAAAAAGTGAGGAGGCCATAAATGAAGTATGAATGCCATGCTGGAGTCccgacagaaaaaaagaacatcttcaagcacaaaaaggaagaaaaaaaaagaaaccatacATGTCCAGCATGCAGGTACAGTTCAATAACACatctctgtaaaaaaacaatgaatatttTGTGACGAATAAAGTCTTTTCGTTGCTCAACACAATAACAAGCAAACGCATGAGATGAGGTGGCGTCAAACGGCAGGCTCGCAGTCCTCCAAGTTTGGCAGACAAAAAAAGGgcaaagtaataaaaaaaagaccaaaaacatATTGTCGATGGATGCAGGATTGACAGGAATCTGTACACTGAATTCAAAATAAAGGATGAAAAAGGCCAAGTTGATGAACTTTATACTCTGTGCGTGCATGCACACTCATACTGCGGCATAAAGTTGgatcaacttaaaaaaaaaaaaagaaaaaagaaaatcacattttactCAAACACTGCAAGTCTAGTAAACGATGAAAATGTCGACAAACAGGCTAAGCAAAATAAACTGTGTAAAATTGCAAAAAGTTGCTGaaagtttcttttttctgaatatgcatctccaaaataaaaaaaaaacacggacGACAGCCCTCAAAATCTAAAAAACAGCCGCAGACACGAGTAAActcttgtttgaaaaaaatgtataaaatgaaaaaaaagagttgaaacTTTAGTTCTTGGTCTAGGCATTTCAGccaaattatattaaaaaaaagtttgataatgaaactttttttaagctgggATGAGAAACTCATCtgataatctttttttttttcgcgtTAATGTCGAGACTCACATGAAAAACTCCGGGGATGAAGGGTTGTTGTCGCTGCTGGATCCATTTTCTCTGAAGCCGTTGCTGATGAGCTTCTCATACTTTTCTTTGTACGCGTCCCTCTCCCGGACCAGCCTGGAGATCTCCTGCTTTAGGTGGTCGACCTGCTGAATGAGTTGCGTCTTCTCCCCCTCCAGGACGTGCCGCTGCTGGACCCGCTTGTACCGGCAGGACTGCGCGTAGCCTCTGTTCTTTAGGgtcctcctcttctgtttcaACCGGATCACTTCTTCCTTGCTGACCCCCCGTAGCTGTCGGTTGAGCTCCCGCACTGACATGGAGACCAGCTGATCGTCCGAAAACCGGTCATCCAGGCGCAGGTGTGGGTGAATTGTCCCCGAGGTGCCGTTGGACTGGATCCCCTGCGCCTGGTGGTGACTGCCgttgtggtggtgatggtggtggtggtggtgttgcgCTCCGTTCTGAGCGGCTGCCGCAGCGATGACTGCCGACACCACCGCTGCGGCGGACCCCATCTCTTCCCCGGCCATGGTGCCTCCTGCTCCGGCTGCCCCAGCAAACTGCTGGCCCCTGGCATAGCCATCGAAGGACTGGAGCTGGTGACTGCTGTTGATCAGCGCCTCGACTGCGTCTTCGGGGCTGAAGCCCAGCGCCTCTGGATTCAACTGCTGTTGGTAACCGGACATCCAGTAGAAATCCTCTATGTGTGTCTTTTGCTCGCTCCCCGAGCCCGGACTGGGAGCCGAGAAGCTTGGGGAAGGGGGCACCGAGCTGCACGGCGTGCTCATCGGGGTGGAAGACAAGGATCCCCCGGCGATAAGGCGACTGCACTGGCTGATGTTGCGATCGGGCTCCACCGGCTCCTTTTTCACTTCAAACTTCATCAGATCGAAGTCATTAACATATTCCATGGCCAGGGGACTGGTGGGCAGGTCGGAGTTGCTCATTGCCAGCTCTGATGCCATCCTCTTGCTGCtgacagtcctccaagcggggtGAAGCGCAGCTGTCAAACTGGGTTGGTTGTGAAGAACGTGAGCCAGTTTGATTTTTGAGCGTTTTGTcttgaaaactgaaaaatgagCTTTTCAGCGTCCTTCTTTGCAGGCGTGTGAGAGGAGTTTTTCTTTGCAGAGTCTATTGCACAGACACAGCAGTGCCGCGCGCACGAGTAGCGGAGTCCTTTTTCAGCATGTGAATTCGGCGGTTTtggatttcaaacatttaacactTTACGGTTTTCCTCATGAATGCATTGCGCAggcggagagggagagagcagccGAAAGTAAAGGGAGTGAATGCAGCCTCGCACGTTAGAAGCCGCTGACTGGTGGGGCGATTTTTTAGAGGGATCACACAGCAGATGAGTTTAAGAGCATTGTAGCCGCCCTGACGTCAGGCTGCAAATGCGAAATTGACTCGGACGAGGAGCCAATAGGGTCGCACACTCCGAGAGCTAATTAACATATTAGAAGcccacagaaacaaaacttttcGCAACTGTCAAAGGCCATCAGCTGACTGTCAGCTGGGGCACCGATCCTTAACTCTTTGGCTGTTCCGATTGTAACTTTAATCTCTGTTTATTCAAAGAGCAACAGTTTATACCgctttatttcatttaatttgatttgagaATTAGGAAAAGCCTGCGAGCTGCAAATTCACTTAAACGGGAGCTTTTGTCAAAAGAACATAggaaatagatagatagataggtaggtgGATGatagatatatacatatataggttatatatatatatatatatatatatatatatatatatatagatagatagacttattttccttttttcctttttttcctacACCCAACTCAGACTATCATACCGGCTCCTGTTTTAAAGAATAGCAAATATGAAGTATTTGCGTATTTAAGATAGGCtacttctcttttttcatttttattatttttgcagtttttgaCACAGCATATTAAAAGTTGTTGTCCCTCTAACTTACGACAGTGACAGATAGGCTTATAtctattgttttaaatattaaaacaacttttaaatacAAGTGCCACGAATTGTCAATGATGAGTGGTGAGTTCAAGGTCCGCTGACAAAAAGTGTAAGGTAGATTGAGGAGGTTTTGTCATGTGTCCGCGCACCATTATAAAACTCAACACTGCCACCTTTTGGACATGACGGTGCATGGGATTCCCTCTTTCAATCACTGTAATCCACACACATGTCAAACACAGGGAAAAAAGCTGTTATTAACACAAAACTAAAGAgttaatttcattttctttcatcaaCAAGAAATATATTCTTGTAGTCACCAATGTGAAATGAGTTATGTAAGACAGTCAAACCTGTGTGGAGGAAGTTGTGTCAGTGGAAGTGAATGCCAGTGAACCTGGTGTTCTATCCAAACTGATATTGTATCCCACAGCCATAAACAGCACTTTATCTTAACACCAGCCCCGGCATTGTGGAGGAGTCATATAAACCGCTCTCGAACATTGCACTTTATCCCAGTTCAGAGGTCTCCTATACTTTTAATTGACTCAGTCACGTCCCAGCTGCTAATATGTGTGTGCTGTGGAGCTGCGGAGACACAATAAGCCGTTTGAACCAAACACTGTGAATAATATGCAATCtgtaaagaaatatatatatgttttatctGGAGCATACACGTCCACATGTTGCTCTTCAGtttcatttcacacatttacagaaaagaCAGCTGAGTTCAAGCTGTCACATTCAGCAGCTTGTGAAAGTAACGTTTGAAGAATGTCCTGATATAGAAACATCCAAATTATTCAGCTAGATTTTAATGCTTTCACACAAATTGTAAGTAGGCTAAGTTGACTTTATTTCTTACATCCCATTTGAGTTGCCTACATTTATGGCTGAATTCAATTAACTGATGGCACTCTGCAGTTTGCTCATTCAATAATCATTTGAACAGTTTGAGAAAAGAGTGATGTAAGCTCGACCAAGGCCGGTCAGTGTGTTGATTTAGTTTGTGGCCTCTTCTGACATGCTGCTGACAAATAACCATTTCTTTCCTGTGACAAAAGCCTATAATCAtagtctgcctctctctctctctctctctctctctctccctctctctctctctctctctctctctctctctctctctctctctctctctctctctctctctctctctctctccaaatgTATGACCTCATTGGTGTGACGTGTGTAATTTTAGATTCTGGGGTGCACACTATTTAATGACAGGCCAAATCAGTCACATCTCTGCTGCCAGAAGCTGTGGAAGATGATCCTGCCAATCAGGAAGAGATATTCTCATAACCATACTAAGCTATGGTTGTCCTGAGCTGCAGCTTTGGTAATTTCTTTAAGTTTTTTCTTATTCAACTGTAGTGGAAACACTGGATAAAATGTCAGAGAAAGTGCATGAATGTTGTATAAGTATCctaataaacatatttttatgaaTTTTCTTGTAGAAGACAGCGGGCAGAATGTCAACGAGTGGCTCAAAACTCTAAACCTACAGTATGTAACATTTCAagctacctttaaaaaaaaggttaaatgaaTGCATCTGCATGTTCAAGTTAATACAGTACTGTGTGTTTGGCTCCAACAGAAGTCAAATAGGACCCTATTGTTTCTATTTCCATTCTGTTCCCCTGTCATCTGTTTGGGCTTACCTGTTCATGGGCAGGCACAGCAGTGGCAGCGTTCCCCGAGGTACGGCCACAGCAGAGCGAGACTAATACACAAACGAAAGGAGAGCTCATTAGTCATGACAGAAGAAAGTGGCGGACCTAATTTAGCTGCTTTTGTGCCTTTGAAGTTATTGATGATGCAGAGCGGAGAGATATCTACAATGTGTGGAGAGGATCTGAGAAGAGGATGtgtaaaagcagaaagaagagtcTCTTGTAAAGAAGTGGAAAAGA
This window contains:
- the mafa gene encoding transcription factor Maf; protein product: MASELAMSNSDLPTSPLAMEYVNDFDLMKFEVKKEPVEPDRNISQCSRLIAGGSLSSTPMSTPCSSVPPSPSFSAPSPGSGSEQKTHIEDFYWMSGYQQQLNPEALGFSPEDAVEALINSSHQLQSFDGYARGQQFAGAAGAGGTMAGEEMGSAAAVVSAVIAAAAAQNGAQHHHHHHHHHNGSHHQAQGIQSNGTSGTIHPHLRLDDRFSDDQLVSMSVRELNRQLRGVSKEEVIRLKQKRRTLKNRGYAQSCRYKRVQQRHVLEGEKTQLIQQVDHLKQEISRLVRERDAYKEKYEKLISNGFRENGSSSDNNPSSPEFFMSSRKFLHL